Part of the Pantoea eucalypti genome is shown below.
CAAAGGTCGGCAGGACGGCGATATCAAGGCTTTGACTGCCTTGTGGCAGGCCCAATATGTATTGCGTATCTCTTTCAAGGCGCTCAAGGATTTCACGCACGTGATGCGCGTAGCGCGCGCCGACCGGATTAAGTTTTACCCGGCTTCCCACACGGTCAAACAGTTTACAGTTCAGCAACGCTTCCAGGCGCGCAATCTGACGGCTAATCGCCCCTTCTGTTAAGGATAACTCTTCTGACGCCCGGGCAAAGTTTCCGTGTCGCGCTGCAGCATCAAAAGCCTGAAGCGACGCACTACTGGGTATTTTTCTGCGCATATAAAAGCTCTTTGCTCTTGCCTTTAGTGACTAAATATCACTGACACATGACATATTATCGATTTTAAGCGATTAAACCAGCTTGTAGCATGATGAAAAATCATTGAGCAAACCTGTTTGCTTGCGTTGATAACTCATGTGGAGATGGGCTGATGTTCTATACCGTAGAGTGTTCATATAACGATGCTGAAAGCGAGGCTGACTGGAATGCGTTTTACAGCCAACAAAAGTTACCCGCATTAATCTCTGTTACTGGCTTTACTACCTCTCAACGTTTTCGTGCTCTCAAATCTGGCTGCCCTGCTTATCTTGCTATTCACACCGTCAATGATGCGGAGGTGCTCAGCAGTGAGGAGTACCGTTTAAAAGGAGGCGGTAATTTCTCCCGCTGGCAGGCCTTCATTACTGACTGGCATCGTAACCTGTATGCCGGCGAAGGCCTGATCCCAGGGCTCTCTGCCGATGAGATTCTGCTTATCAGCACTAAGACAATTGACGTCCTGGAGACCGAGCTGGGCTATCACGGACTTGAAATGGATGCGGTGGCGCTGGATAAATCACCTTTACATCGCGTTATCTATGCCCTGCCTTATGAAATTGCTTCGCCCTTCATGGATATGCCCGGAGTGTACCTCTACGAGTCCCTTATTCCGCAATTGCAGAGCACTGAAAAAGGGATGCGATAACATCATGCCTAATCTGACTTTTTATTTTTCTGAAAACCACGCTGACCGGTTCAAAAATCTCTGCGATTTTACCGACGCATGCAGCGCCCTCTGCTGTGACATCCTCGGCGCAGACCGCGAAAATGTGCATATCATTTTTATTGTTGTAAAACCGGGCTGTGGGCAGCCGGTGTACGCCGAGCTCTTTTATCGGCTGACAACATTGAGAACCCCTGAAGTGATGGAGAATTTTATGCGAGAACTGGATGTTGTCACCCAACACACCTCTGGTCTGACGGCCCGAATACGCTGCTTTGGCTCACAAGCAGAACACCTTTTCGCCCGCAACTGACCCCGAGGTCGTGATGATCAATCCTTTTCCGTTCCGCCAGGTTGGCGATTTTCAGATAACCGCGCTAAGTGACGGCACGATAAATGCCAGTCTGGAGCTGCTATCAGGTATTGAAAACGCTGATGCGGACGCTATTCAGTACCGTGCCGGAATCGATAAACCCGGTGATATCCATATTAACTGTTACCTTATTCGCGGCCGTGGACGGGTGATGCTGGTTGATGCTGGCCCCGGCGCGCCGGGACACCTTATGGCAAATCTTGCTGCATTGGGCGTCCGCCCTGATGACGTGGATACCGTTTTATTAACGCACTGCCATCCGGATCATATTGGAGGCCTGCTCGATGCTGAAAAAGAGCCGGTTTTTAAATGCGCTGAAATTATTCTGCACCCTCTCGAAGCGCAGTACTGGCGGGATGATAAAAAACGCGAAATGGCGAATGAGCGCGGGCAGCGTAATTTTTTGCTGGTACGGCAAACCTTAAATGTTTATGCCCCAAACATCCGCTTTTTCAACGGTGGGAAAATAGCCGAAGAGATTCTTCCAGTATTTTTACCAGGCCACACGCCTGGGCATACCGGTTTTCGCATCGATTCCGGGAATGAGAGATTATTAATATGGGGTGATATTGTCCACTACCCGCATATTCAGTCAGCACAACCGGCTGTTTCAATTTTATTCGACGTCGATCCTGCTCAGGCCGGGGAGACACGTAAAAAAATAATGG
Proteins encoded:
- a CDS encoding MBL fold metallo-hydrolase, whose protein sequence is MINPFPFRQVGDFQITALSDGTINASLELLSGIENADADAIQYRAGIDKPGDIHINCYLIRGRGRVMLVDAGPGAPGHLMANLAALGVRPDDVDTVLLTHCHPDHIGGLLDAEKEPVFKCAEIILHPLEAQYWRDDKKREMANERGQRNFLLVRQTLNVYAPNIRFFNGGKIAEEILPVFLPGHTPGHTGFRIDSGNERLLIWGDIVHYPHIQSAQPAVSILFDVDPAQAGETRKKIMEQAVSEKLLIAGMHLNQAGFARVHRDGSTYRIFYSDE